The Lolium perenne isolate Kyuss_39 chromosome 6, Kyuss_2.0, whole genome shotgun sequence genome segment CATCTGCTGCTGCAGGATGACGCCTCCGTTGTGCTCGAAGAACCTCTGCTTTGTTCTGATGAGCTTGCTCTTCTGCAGCCATAGGCTGAGACAGCAGAGCATGGATCCTAACAAGATTAGTCCCACGCCGCTTCCTGAAATTGAATACAGCTTAGTTTTTTTTCCCGATAAATGCATAAAGCTTAGTTAGATTCATTAGAAGAAATTGCAGAAACGAAGTGGGCTAACAGTTCACGAGACTATCGATATAAATGGAGTATTATGTATACCTGTAAGGGCTTTCAGAGCTACGGTGAACTTGTCCTTCGGCCGGCAGCCATTCTTGGTGGTAGCATCTCCGTTAGTGCCCGGAGGGCATATGCATACATGTCTCCCCGGCATGTTCATGCAGAGTCCGTAGCACGGGTGTTCGTCCTTGAGTTGGCATTCGTCGATGTCTTAGTTTGCAAAGCAATTTCAACATTGATCATCAGACTTCGATCGCCATTGGTATATTTCACCAATGTAGTACTAACAGAGCACTGCAATTCAGTATTGGGTCACGACGTTTGTACCTGTGCATCCACCGTCGAGGTAGGGGTTGCCTTCGTAGCCTTTGGAGCATTTGCACCGGTACCCCGCGCCGTTGGTGGAGTCGACGCACTCGCTGTCCGCGCTCCGGCACGCGAAGTCTGTCGCGTTTCGCCTCGCGGCGCTGCAGCTGCCGACGTTCCTGACGTCGGTgcggttgaggaaggcgcggtcgCTGTAGCTGAACCACTCCGTCTCGACGAGGAACACGTAGTGGCAGGTCGTGGCGTTGGTGCCGAATGTGGGGTCGTCCTGCGGGAAGTTGCGCTGGTGCGGCTCGTAGAAGCTGACCCCAGAGGGGATCGGGCTCTGGCAGCACCCGACGCCGGTGCACAGGCCCGGCATGGCGTACTGCGACGGACGGCACACGGACATGCATCCGCTGACATAGTATCCTTGGGCGTCGACGAAGAAGCCAAGGTTGGGGCAGCCAAGCGCCACGAGGCGGTTCTTGGTGGAGGAGAAGATGTAGGGGCTGGTGCCGAGGGACATGTAGGAGGTGTTGTTGTTCCGCTCCACGAAGCCGCCCGAGGAGTTGAAGCACTCGCGCGTCGCGTTCAGGTAGGCCCGGGTCTCGCCGGACGCCAGGGACAGCGCGGCGAGGCGGTGGTTGTAGCCGAAGATGGTGAGGCCGGAGTCGTCGCACTCGAGCTGGAAGCCCTGCAGGCCGTCGTCGCGGTAGCAGCCGGCGCCGATGCCGAAGGGGTAGGGGACGGTGATATTGCCGCACCGGTCAcggcaccctggccgcgccaatgCAGGTTGCTGCTCAGCCGACGCGATTGCCACCAGCGAATGCAGCACGATCAGCAGCAGCACAATGGTCACCATTCTTGACATGCTCGACTCCGGTTGCATTCTCCGCTTCGATTTATACACACCGCGCGGGTTCGGTTGATGGTATGTTGTGAACGCGACCAAGTATTATCTGAAGAAGCATGGAAGGAAGCAGATGGATGAACAGTGAGAGACGCAGCAACCATCGTTGAGAAAGCAGGTTTGACCTGCCTGGTCATCCATGGCGGCCTAATGCGCCAAGTAGCCAGGTGGATCAATATAGAACTGCTTGTTGGCCAATTAGCCATGTGACCATGCCACTGATTTGCTTCTAAAATCTGTAACTAATTCATAGTACACGCCAAGTAGGAGTACTATACTGGTTTAACAGCTTGAGGTGGcaatttggctcataggagcaaatgctctcattatataaaataattaaaaaacaattttaaaaatgttaaaaaaatctgatataaatttgttggtgtacatcttgacattctatgttagtgcacaaatttttgtggagaaacaacattttgtatggcgtgtacaaaaaagacaaaaaaatatcctatacgtagtcgtgttatagcatcaaaacttgtcttttttacaggagccacaattgtttttagttttttttgaaaacttgtgtaccaacataaaatgtctagatgtacatgtaaaaatttagtttagaattttatgacactttgaaatgtggattcacgtaatgggagcatatgctcctatgagccaaagtgcatttcccCTTGTGTAACTCTTATTGCTTCTCAGAATTGAATGACGTGAAGGGCCCATTTCCTTTCAAGaaactggatttttttttgagaaattgGAATCATGGCTTAGTGAGATTTTTTTTAGATCGACAGTACTTACATGAGGATTAGCCCAAGTTAAATTCAGCACGTTCAGTTAAGAATTCACCAtgtgtatctcaaaaaaaaaaagaattcaCCATGTGCGTGCAGTAGACGACGACACATCCAGCACGAGGAATGTCTAGGATAACTTCGAGATCGACAATTTGTGCGGCTACTGATGGACTCGTGCGGTCGTGCGAGATCAAGTCCAGGCCGGTGGACGCGCTGCCTATGGCCTGTGTGTGCGTGCAGCTTCCGGTCAGCGTCAGACAGAGTCGTCTTCTTTCCGAACCGCTCCCAGAAAGAGTCGTCTTCTTCGATCTACCGCTCCGTGTTCGTGTGCGCGTGAGTGTGAGTAGGATCCGGAGTCGATCATCGTGTTGTACTGGGGCAGGTCTCCTGGCATACGTGTATTATTTATACTTGCCTGCACTAGTAGGCAAATGCTTATAGGTGgagcttaattctgtggcgcaccagcagaaatgcgccacagaaaatttctgtggcgcacgagatAGAATGCGCCACAAAaagaagctatttttgtggcgcactactgaacggtgcgccacagaaagtatgtggggcccacatcctgcgaCCACCAACTAttagtgtaggtatttctgtggcgcatgtggcctgctgcgccacagaaataagtgtttctgtggcgcactgtctctggtgcgccacagaagtagttgattctgtggcgcactcgtgctggtgcgccacagaaataacgccTTCTATATCCAACCGTACCCCTCCCCCCGCCcatacttcttcctcctccacccctcttcctctccctcgcgcgccgccgcccgtacttcttcctcctccacccctcttcgtctccctcgcgcgccgccgccttccatggtgagcgtggtcgtcgtcgtcgccgccgccgcctccttcctctgcgagagccgcatgccgccacgctccacccatccccgccaccagcagcacaagccgctgcgacgtggaggaggaggggccgccgcgtcaaggaggaggatctgccgcgtcttcctcctcctccacccctcccATCATCGTCAACATCCTCCTCCACCCCTACCcggcccctccctcttcctctacccGGCCCCTCCTCCAACAacatcgtcggtgagctccacctctagcgcctcccctcccctccctcttcctcccccaCGCGTGCTTAGTTACAGATGTTTAGTTACtgtcaacacatgtgtttgcatgtgtgtgtgagctgcttgcagatgtttatccactgttggcctttattcttggtagctcaaagtgtcatgcacttactggatcatcaaatgtttccctttgtccctggttaattgcctccataattgatgccttatgatccaaattactatattattggattgagtgatatggctactgcttgtttgctctccaaattaccaagtgatgaatatataatccctttggagcatctgccccatgctatatatgtgtatttgaccatgcttatgatagatttcttttaaggactctagctagattagaggggaaaaagttgctgctttgttgcctatgataatggatcatcaaatgtttcctttgtccctggttgcctccttaattgatgccttatgatccaaatgacccaagtcccttgcatgatcccatttctccctaatgttgcttaagatgaataaattccctctaatcaccatttggagatcaagactagttcttgatttccattagctagactccaatattaaaaatgtctcccaaatatagagacaaacattttaacattaccccaatgttatttctctcaaatggacagtttctgatggtatgcttgctcctcactgtactttatcaattccctactgatcctaagtacccatgaatatctggtggtgttcttctgctgtttagttactgtcaacacatgtgtttgcatgtgtgtgtgagctgcttgcagatgtttatccactgttggcctttattcttggtagctcaaagtgtcatgcacttactggatcatcaaatgtttccctttgtccctagttaattgcctccttaattgatgccttatgatccaaattactatattattggattgagtgatatggctactgcttgtttgctctccaaattaccaagtgatgaatatataatccctttggagcatctgccccatgctatatatgtgtatttgaccatgcttatgatggatttcttttaaggactctagctagactagaggggaaaaagttgctgctttgttgcctatgataatggatcaacaaatgtttccctttgtccctggttgcctccttaattgatgccttatgatccaaatgacccaagtcccttgcatgatcccatttgtccctaatgttgcttaagatgaataaattccctctaatcaccatttggagatcaagactagttcttgatttccattagctagactccaatattaaaaatgtctcccaaatatggagacaaacattttaacattaccccaatgttatttctctcaaatggacagtttctgatggtatgcttgctcctcactgtactttatcaattccctactgatcctaagtacccatgaatatctgGTGGTGTTCTTCTGTTGTTTAGTTATtgtcaacacatgtgtttgcatgtgtgtgtgagctgcttgcagatgtttatccactgttggcctttattcttggtagctcaaagtgtcatgcacttactggatcatcaaatgtttccctttgtccctggttaattgcctccttaattgatgccttttgatcctaattactatattattggattgagtgatatggctactgcttgtttgctctccaaattaccaagtgatgaatatataatccctttggagcatctgccccatgctatatatgtgtatttgaccatgcttatgatggatttcttttaaggactctagccagcatcacttggttaattactaccaagtgatgagtaatcccttatggtaatcccttatttcttgttggctttgatgaaaatagagatatccacagtaggggatcatgtaaatgaatgccactgtggtatcctttgaagaaaatggactgtttctgatggttttaaaaggctaggtggtgctaggtgattaagttggctactgatgtctacgggtgcttctattcttgtagacagtgttgggcctccaagagtagaggtttgtagaacagcagcaagtttcccttaagtggatcacccaaggtttatcgaactcagggaggaagaggtcaaagatatccctctcatgcaaccctgcaaccacaaagcaagaagtctcttgtgtccccaacacacctaataggtgcactagttcggcgaagagatattgaaatacatgtggtatgaataaatatgagcagtagcaacggcaccagaaaagtgcttgctggcgtgtagttgatggtggtaatattgcagacgagAAAAACgcaaaaacagtaaacaagcagcgatagcagtatttaggaacaaggcctagggatcatactttcactagtggacactctcaacattgatcacataacagaataaatagatagatgctagactctacactctcttgttggatgatgaacaccactaactgtgtaggattacacgaaccctcaatgccggagttaacaagctccacaatattcgatgttcatatttaaataaccttagagtgcatgacagatcaacataaccaaaccaagtactaacatagcatgcacactgtcaccttcacgctacgaaaggaggaatagatcacatcaatactatcatagcaatagttaagttcacaatctacaagagatcacaatcataatctacgccaagtactacacgatgcacacactgtcaccattacactgtgcaggaggaataaactactttaataacatcactagagtagcacacagataaattgtgatacaaaacacattgcaatcataaagagatataaataagcacttcactatgccattcataacagtgaataagtattctgtgaaatatggcctaagagacccacacggtgcacacactgtcacctttacacacgtgggacaaggagtctccggagatcacataagtaaaatccacttgactagcataatgacatctagattacaagcatcatcatatgaatctcaatcatgtaaggcagctcatgagattattgtattgaagtacatagggagagagattaaccacatagctaccggtacagccccttagcctcgatggagaactactccctcctcatgggagacagcagcggtgatgaagatggcggtggtgtcgatggaggagccttccgggggcacttccccgtctcggcggcgtgccggaacagagactcctgtcccccagatcttggcttcgcgatggcagcggctctggaaggtttcttgtaccgtggcttttccgtatcgaagatttaggtcagggacctttaaataggcgaagaggcggagtcggaggggcgacgaggcgatgacacaataggggggcgtggcccaggccctggccgcgccaccctgtcatctggggcccctgtggcccccctctggcggctctcgagtgttctggaagcttcgtggaattttaagactctgggcattgatttcgtccaattccgagaatatttccttactaggatttctgaaaccaaaaacagcagaaaacaggaactggcacttcggcatctcgtcaataggttagttccgaaaaacgcataataatgacatataatgtgtataaaacatgtagatatcatcaataatgtggcatggaacataagaaattatcgatacgtcggagacgtatcagcatccccaagcttagtttctgctcgtcccgagcaggtaaacgataacaaagataatttctggagtgacatgccatcataaccttgatcatactattgtaagcatatgtaatgaatgcagcattcaaaacaatggtaatgacatgagtaaacaaatgaatcataaagcaaagacttttcatgaatagtacttaaagacaagcatcaataagtcttgcataagagttagctcataaagcaataattcaaagtagaggtattgaagcaacacaaaggaagattaagtttcagcgattgctttcaacttgtaacatgtatatctcatggatagttgtcaatgcaaagtaatataacaagtgcaatatgcaagtatgtaggaatcaatgcacagttcacacaagtgtttgcttcttgagatggagagaaataggtgaactgactcaacataaatgtAAAaggaaggcccttcgcagagggaagcattgattgctatatttgtgctagagctttggttttgaaaacaagaaacaattttgtcaacggtagtaataaagcatatgtatcatgtaaattatatcttacaagttgcaagcctcatgcatagtatactaatagtgcccgcaccttgtcctaattagctcggattaccgggattatcatcgcaatacacatgttttaaccaagtgtcacaaaggggtacctctatgccgcctgtacaaaggtctaaggagaaagctcgcattggatttctcgcttttgattattctcaacctagacatccataccgggacaacgtagacaacagataatggactcctctttaatgcttaagcattcaacaccaattaattttctcatatgagattgaggatatttgtccaaaactgaaacttccaccatgaatcatggctttagttagcggcccaatgttcttctctaacaatatgcatactcaatgaaggagatatgcccaagaggcaataataaaagtggttattatatatctttatgtttatgataaatgcttatatatcatgctataattgtattaaccgaaacattgatacatgtgtgatatgtaaacaacaaagagtccctagtatgcctcttaactagcttgttgattaatggatgattagtttcataatcatgaacattggatgttattaataacaaggttatatcattgtatgaatgatgtaatggacacacccaattaagcatagcataagatcacgtcattaagttatttgctataagctttcgatacatagttacctagtccttatgaccatgagatcatgtaaatcacttataccggaaaggtactttgattacatcaaacgccactacgtaaatgggtggttataaaggcgggattaagtatccggaaagtatgagttgaggcatatggatcaacagtgggatttgtccatcccgatgacggatagatatactctgggccctctcggtggaatgtcgtctaatgtcttgcaagcatatgaataagttcataagagaccacataccacggtacgagtaaagagtacttgtcaggagacaaggttgaacaaggtatagagtgataccgatgatcaaacctcggacaagtaaaatatcgcgtgacaaagggaattggtatcgtatgtgaatggttcattcgatcactaaagtcatcgttgaatatgtgggaaccattatggatctccagatcccgctattggttattggtcggagtgagtactcaaccatgtccgcatagttcacgaaccgtagggtgacacacttaaagttggatgttgaaatggtagaacttgaatatggaatggagttcgaatatttgttcggagtcccggatgagatcccggacatcacgaggagttccggaatggtccggagaataagattcatatataggatgtcattttatgtgaattaaaatgatgcggaaggttctatggaaggttctagaaggttctagaaaagtccggaagaaaccaccaaggaaggtggagtcccggagggactccacctccatggccggccaaccctatagggggaggagtcccaagtggactcccccatagggggccggccaccccctccatggaaggtggaactcccacctctagtgggagtcctagcttgggtaggtttccctattctatggaaggttttgggttcgggtcttattcgaagacttgtagtccaacacttggggttccacctatataatgaggggccaagggagggggccggccaccccaagaccacaagctggccgccccccttgaagtggccggccaccccctcccaaaccctagccgcccccctctcctccatatctcccgcgtgctttagcgaagctccgccgg includes the following:
- the LOC127305444 gene encoding wall-associated receptor kinase 2, which gives rise to MQPESSMSRMVTIVLLLIVLHSLVAIASAEQQPALARPGCRDRCGNITVPYPFGIGAGCYRDDGLQGFQLECDDSGLTIFGYNHRLAALSLASGETRAYLNATRECFNSSGGFVERNNNTSYMSLGTSPYIFSSTKNRLVALGCPNLGFFVDAQGYYVSGCMSVCRPSQYAMPGLCTGVGCCQSPIPSGVSFYEPHQRNFPQDDPTFGTNATTCHYVFLVETEWFSYSDRAFLNRTDVRNVGSCSAARRNATDFACRSADSECVDSTNGAGYRCKCSKGYEGNPYLDGGCTDIDECQLKDEHPCYGLCMNMPGRHVCICPPGTNGDATTKNGCRPKDKFTVALKALTGSGVGLILLGSMLCCLSLWLQKSKLIRTKQRFFEHNGGVILQQQMRSYSRAAGDATGGFKIFSAEELKKATNNFATDQILGRGGHGIVYRGVLADSSVVAIKKSKMMEEAETKEFAREMLILSQINHRNVVKLLGCCLEVEVPMLVYEYVSNGTLYQYIHGGKGLNADTALDTRLRIAAESAEALSYMHSSASPPILHGDVKTANILLDGSLTAKVTDFGASKLAPNDEAEIATLVQGTCGYLDPEYLMTCQLTDKSDVYSFGVVLLELLTRKKVLSFEGPEQDRSLVSRFVMAVKAGQHDKLMDDKVRKDMGSEALEEVTHLVVRCVSMNGEERPGMKEVAERLEALRRYQRHPRGQAGGGDLGEEEDQERSLLGGKQQRDVNYKFRPHDVLDLEEGSTYTFSL